A section of the Thermus antranikianii DSM 12462 genome encodes:
- a CDS encoding HNH endonuclease — MGPALGKALDLDAPRVLVLNAAYEVLGLASIKRSVLLVLSGGAEMLSESGRYLHTPSTRIPVPSVIRLKRLVRRGPSRIPLNRRNILRRDRYTCQYCGRQGGELTVDHVLPRSRGGRSTWENLVAACRPCNLKKGDRTPEEAGMRLLRPPRAPKAPLFLSDLKEVPEDWQPYLQAWLS; from the coding sequence GTGGGTCCTGCGTTGGGCAAGGCCCTAGACCTGGATGCCCCCCGGGTCTTGGTCCTGAACGCCGCCTACGAGGTCTTGGGGCTTGCCAGCATCAAGCGAAGCGTCCTCCTGGTGCTTTCCGGGGGAGCGGAGATGCTCTCGGAAAGCGGGCGCTACCTGCACACTCCCTCCACCCGGATCCCGGTCCCTAGCGTCATCCGCTTGAAGCGCCTGGTGCGGCGGGGGCCAAGCCGCATCCCCCTAAACCGCCGCAACATCCTGAGGCGCGACCGCTACACCTGCCAGTACTGCGGCCGCCAAGGGGGGGAACTCACCGTGGACCACGTGCTTCCCAGAAGCCGGGGAGGCAGGAGCACCTGGGAAAACCTGGTGGCCGCCTGCCGCCCCTGCAACCTGAAGAAGGGGGATCGCACCCCCGAGGAGGCGGGGATGCGCCTACTAAGGCCTCCTCGGGCGCCCAAGGCGCCCCTTTTTCTTTCCGATCTAAAGGAGGTTCCCGAGGATTGGCAGCCCTACCTTCAGGCCTGGTTGTCCTAA